The following proteins come from a genomic window of Mycolicibacterium rufum:
- a CDS encoding DUF4012 domain-containing protein has protein sequence MVVVLLILGLGCWVAVGAFQAKSNLEQARGSAQKAKDSLLEADTKTAAALARDATDSAQAARDATHSLAWNIVAAVPWLGSPFKTGQQITDVVSGLATNVLQPAADIGVTISPERLYKDGRVDVDLLRSQEDQLSTLAEKATRLNAEAGAIQDPHYMATIGDARTQLQDQIADLTSILENTALAARLVPPMMGADGPRTYFMGFQTNAEARGTGGLLGGFGVLRFDNGTPTVDTLGSNVDLADAIAPIDLGLEYDQQYGFANPFTDFRNSNLSPHFPYTAQIWRTMWAQQTGTNVDGVIAIDPVALSYILGAVGPITMADGEVISKDNVVELTESTAYIRFPEDQLARKQYLQNIATAVVTKITGPVKSPRQLLDALGRAVSERRIAIWSSVAEEQKLLEETPLAHAIPDDAAPFAAVVLNNLGGNKLDYYLKTSIEYAADDCRGATRASTVTVNLDNTVPNKPLPDYVAAAAGLSPDVPIEIPRGTNITSVRLFATKDAKLSAAILNGERVPAIVSTERGHPVFEVQVIIPPGQPANISFQLSEPTVPGKARVPSQPLVNTVDSKVLVPECKG, from the coding sequence ATGGTTGTGGTCCTGTTGATCCTCGGTTTGGGCTGCTGGGTCGCTGTTGGCGCATTCCAGGCGAAGTCGAATCTCGAGCAGGCGCGGGGCAGCGCTCAGAAGGCCAAAGACTCTCTGTTAGAAGCGGATACGAAGACCGCTGCCGCGTTGGCCCGCGATGCCACCGACAGCGCTCAGGCGGCACGCGATGCAACGCACTCGCTGGCGTGGAACATCGTCGCCGCCGTTCCGTGGTTGGGCAGTCCGTTCAAGACGGGCCAGCAGATCACCGATGTCGTGTCCGGTCTGGCGACGAACGTGTTGCAGCCGGCAGCCGATATCGGTGTGACGATCTCGCCCGAGCGGCTGTACAAAGACGGCCGCGTCGATGTCGACCTGCTGCGCAGCCAGGAGGATCAACTGAGCACCTTGGCGGAGAAGGCGACCCGGCTCAACGCCGAAGCTGGCGCGATCCAGGATCCGCACTACATGGCGACCATCGGCGACGCACGGACCCAGTTGCAGGACCAAATCGCCGATCTCACCTCGATATTGGAGAACACAGCGTTGGCCGCGCGCTTGGTCCCGCCGATGATGGGAGCCGACGGTCCGCGCACCTACTTCATGGGTTTCCAGACCAACGCTGAGGCGCGGGGGACCGGTGGATTGCTGGGCGGATTCGGGGTCCTGCGCTTCGACAACGGCACACCGACGGTCGATACATTGGGGTCGAACGTCGATCTCGCGGACGCCATCGCGCCCATTGACCTCGGCTTAGAGTACGACCAGCAATATGGCTTTGCGAATCCATTCACAGACTTCCGTAACAGCAACCTGAGTCCACACTTCCCGTACACCGCGCAGATCTGGAGGACGATGTGGGCGCAGCAGACGGGGACGAACGTTGATGGCGTAATTGCCATTGACCCTGTGGCGCTTAGCTATATTCTTGGCGCCGTCGGGCCAATTACTATGGCGGATGGCGAAGTCATTTCAAAGGATAATGTCGTCGAGCTGACGGAGTCAACCGCGTACATTCGCTTTCCCGAGGATCAGTTGGCGCGTAAGCAATACCTTCAGAACATCGCCACCGCCGTCGTTACCAAGATCACTGGACCAGTGAAATCACCTCGGCAACTTTTAGACGCCCTAGGTAGGGCGGTCAGCGAACGTCGCATCGCTATATGGAGTTCCGTCGCCGAGGAGCAAAAACTGCTTGAGGAGACGCCGTTAGCGCATGCGATCCCGGACGATGCGGCACCATTCGCGGCCGTGGTGCTTAATAATCTAGGCGGTAACAAGCTGGACTACTACCTAAAGACCAGCATCGAATACGCGGCGGATGACTGTCGAGGCGCCACCCGAGCATCTACGGTCACGGTGAATCTGGATAACACAGTTCCGAACAAGCCGCTGCCGGATTACGTGGCTGCAGCTGCGGGCCTTTCGCCTGACGTTCCAATCGAAATACCACGCGGTACGAATATCACTTCAGTTCGTCTCTTCGCGACCAAGGACGCAAAACTTTCCGCTGCGATTCTCAATGGAGAGCGTGTCCCCGCAATTGTGAGCACTGAACGCGGGCATCCCGTCTTTGAAGTACAGGTGATCATCCCGCCCGGACAACCTGCGAATATCAGCTTCCAACTTTCGGAACCCACGGTGCCAGGTAAAGCGCGTGTGCCCAGCCAGCCCCTCGTCAACACTGTCGATTCGAAAGTCCTGGTGCCCGAGTGCAAGGGATAG